One genomic region from Thermoleptolyngbya sichuanensis A183 encodes:
- the hppD gene encoding 4-hydroxyphenylpyruvate dioxygenase, whose amino-acid sequence MDIQHIHFYVGHAGEWREWLIERLGFLPVATARSRETWTEIVRCGGVWIAVSSARTRSSPVARYLDQHPPGVADLAFGVSNVAAVMTQAIAAGATVLQPVTEEDLLNGTLRWGAIAGWQDLRHTLLDWSGQAAVPIWATLPDLETLDFWEPGAMSPHCAGFFEQIDHAVLNVAAGNLEPATLWYEQVLGLRRQQGFTIQTERSGLCSRVLGHPGSTVQLPINEPASPNSQIQEFLDINRGAGIQHVALRTRDALGAIAQLRQRGVEFLDVPLEYYTQLRQREGFSLSEEAWRAIAQQQILVDWAAHEPNAMLLQAFTQPIFPQPTFFLEVIERRAYWAGQQQRLPDGFGEGNFQALFRAMEREQQKRGSLG is encoded by the coding sequence GCGAGTGGTTGATCGAGCGGTTGGGCTTTTTGCCTGTGGCGACGGCCCGCAGCCGCGAAACCTGGACAGAAATCGTGCGCTGTGGGGGGGTGTGGATAGCGGTATCCTCAGCCCGAACCCGCAGTAGCCCAGTGGCGCGTTATCTCGATCAGCACCCGCCCGGAGTCGCGGACTTGGCGTTTGGGGTGAGCAATGTGGCGGCGGTCATGACCCAGGCGATCGCCGCTGGAGCAACTGTCTTGCAGCCCGTCACAGAAGAAGACCTGCTCAACGGCACTCTGCGCTGGGGGGCGATCGCCGGATGGCAAGATTTGCGTCACACGCTGCTGGACTGGTCGGGGCAGGCGGCAGTCCCCATCTGGGCCACCTTGCCCGATTTAGAAACGCTGGACTTTTGGGAGCCGGGAGCCATGTCACCCCACTGCGCTGGTTTTTTTGAACAAATCGACCATGCAGTGCTGAATGTGGCCGCGGGCAACCTGGAACCAGCTACCCTCTGGTATGAACAGGTGCTAGGGCTGCGGCGACAGCAGGGCTTCACTATTCAGACCGAGCGTTCGGGCCTGTGCAGTCGCGTGTTGGGGCATCCTGGCAGCACGGTGCAATTGCCGATCAATGAACCCGCCTCGCCCAACTCGCAAATTCAGGAATTTCTCGATATCAACCGGGGCGCAGGGATTCAGCATGTTGCGCTGCGGACGCGGGATGCCCTGGGGGCGATCGCCCAGTTGCGCCAGCGCGGGGTCGAGTTTCTCGATGTGCCGCTGGAATATTATACCCAGCTGCGGCAGCGTGAGGGCTTTTCGCTGTCGGAGGAGGCCTGGCGGGCGATCGCCCAGCAGCAAATCCTGGTAGATTGGGCCGCCCATGAACCCAACGCCATGCTGCTCCAGGCGTTTACCCAGCCCATCTTTCCGCAGCCGACTTTTTTCCTGGAAGTGATCGAACGCCGCGCCTACTGGGCCGGTCAGCAGCAGCGCCTCCCTGACGGCTTTGGCGAGGGCAATTTTCAAGCCCTGTTTCGCGCAATGGAGCGAGAGCAGCAGAAGCGGGGGAGTCTGGGGTAA
- a CDS encoding N-acetylmuramoyl-L-alanine amidase, with translation MATWIKETDSAIYLMEGGYYLERIFKKPRANGEKELNIRPMHEWFKRADAPGGMVVAVGVPGPEPQPKPGTGHEGGGSGGMPKPQVTFIPAHPSNYRARREGFKINTIVFHNTVAPVQSAINTFQSSTSQVSAHYIIDRSGEIIQMVQDDYCAFHAGNKDVNDRSIGVEHEATPAQKGFTPAQEKSSITLIRFLLDAYGIPKANLVTHRSVRATQCPSLIFGTDSEFQQWVMRNF, from the coding sequence ATGGCAACCTGGATCAAAGAAACCGACTCTGCCATTTACCTGATGGAAGGCGGCTACTACCTTGAGCGAATCTTCAAAAAGCCCCGCGCTAATGGCGAAAAGGAACTCAACATTCGCCCAATGCACGAGTGGTTTAAGCGAGCCGATGCGCCGGGGGGTATGGTGGTGGCGGTCGGCGTGCCGGGGCCAGAACCCCAGCCCAAGCCCGGAACCGGCCACGAAGGCGGCGGCTCCGGCGGAATGCCCAAACCCCAGGTGACGTTTATCCCGGCGCACCCGTCCAACTATCGCGCTCGCCGTGAAGGGTTCAAAATTAATACCATTGTGTTTCACAACACGGTGGCTCCGGTGCAGAGCGCCATCAACACGTTCCAAAGCTCGACCTCGCAGGTGTCGGCGCACTACATCATCGACCGCTCTGGCGAAATTATTCAGATGGTGCAGGACGACTACTGCGCCTTTCATGCGGGCAATAAGGATGTGAACGATCGCTCTATCGGTGTTGAACACGAGGCCACGCCCGCGCAGAAGGGCTTCACGCCTGCCCAGGAAAAGTCCAGCATCACGCTGATCCGGTTTTTGCTGGATGCCTATGGGATTCCCAAGGCCAATCTCGTCACCCACCGCAGCGTGCGGGCGACCCAGTGCCCCAGCCTGATCTTTGGGACAGACTCGGAGTTTCAGCAGTGGGTGATGCGGAATTTCTAG
- a CDS encoding sodium/glutamate symporter produces MFNLRTVLFAFVLLAILLLAGRYLKHKIRFFQRLYLPASIIAGVLALLLGPQVLGAIATSIGGEESLLAGGLFSENVRTVWSQAPGVFINIVFAALFLGETIPPPRDIWRKAAPQVVFGQTLAWGQYVVGILATLLILGPVFGANPIASCLIEIAFEGGHGTAGGMAETLNNLGYADGADLAIGLATVGIVSGIVLGTALADWGRRKGYVASINRNAIEPEEIPDLNVVAETPELRQQRARLLRNLLVDPLSINFGIVGMAIALGWLLLEALKWFESVTWGQTGFVVMPFVPLFPLALVGGIITQSILNRLGLGALVIRPMIQNIAGVALDVVVIAAIASISLRVIGGNLGVFLTLSILGILWNVLIFLWLAPRLFSQHWFEKGIGDMGQSMGVTATGILLLRMVDPDNSTGAFESFAYKQLFFEPIVGGGLFTAAAPALVNSWGLVPVLLLTGGLLIFWLVVGYVLMRQERRHSSATPV; encoded by the coding sequence GTGTTTAATTTACGAACGGTCTTATTTGCCTTTGTGCTGCTGGCGATATTGCTGCTGGCGGGGCGCTATTTGAAGCATAAAATTCGCTTTTTTCAACGGCTTTATTTGCCTGCGTCGATCATTGCAGGGGTGCTGGCGCTGCTGCTGGGGCCGCAGGTATTGGGGGCGATCGCCACGTCCATTGGTGGCGAAGAGTCGCTGCTGGCGGGCGGTCTGTTTTCCGAAAATGTCCGCACCGTCTGGTCGCAGGCTCCCGGTGTGTTTATCAACATCGTCTTTGCCGCGCTATTTCTCGGTGAGACGATTCCGCCGCCGCGCGACATTTGGCGCAAAGCCGCGCCTCAGGTGGTGTTTGGGCAGACCCTCGCCTGGGGGCAATATGTCGTCGGCATTTTGGCCACGCTGCTGATTTTGGGGCCGGTGTTTGGGGCAAACCCGATCGCCTCCTGCTTGATCGAAATCGCCTTTGAGGGCGGCCACGGCACGGCGGGCGGTATGGCAGAAACGCTGAACAATCTGGGATATGCCGATGGCGCAGATCTGGCGATTGGTCTGGCGACGGTGGGCATTGTGTCGGGTATTGTGCTAGGCACGGCGCTGGCCGACTGGGGGCGGCGCAAGGGCTATGTCGCTTCGATTAACCGAAACGCCATCGAGCCAGAGGAAATTCCCGACCTGAACGTGGTGGCCGAAACGCCGGAACTGCGCCAGCAGCGGGCGCGGCTGCTGCGAAATCTGCTGGTCGATCCGCTGTCGATCAACTTTGGCATCGTCGGCATGGCGATCGCCCTTGGCTGGCTCTTGCTAGAGGCGCTGAAGTGGTTTGAGTCCGTCACTTGGGGACAGACGGGCTTTGTGGTGATGCCGTTTGTGCCGCTGTTTCCGCTGGCGCTGGTGGGCGGCATTATCACTCAGTCCATTCTGAATCGGCTGGGGCTGGGGGCGCTGGTCATTCGCCCGATGATTCAAAACATCGCGGGCGTGGCGCTGGATGTGGTCGTGATTGCGGCGATCGCCTCCATCTCGCTGCGGGTGATCGGCGGCAACTTGGGTGTGTTTCTGACGCTCAGCATCCTGGGCATTTTGTGGAACGTACTCATCTTCCTGTGGCTGGCTCCGCGCCTGTTTTCGCAACATTGGTTTGAAAAGGGCATCGGCGACATGGGCCAGTCGATGGGCGTGACCGCAACGGGCATTTTGCTTCTGCGAATGGTAGACCCCGACAACAGCACCGGCGCATTTGAAAGCTTCGCCTACAAGCAGTTGTTCTTTGAACCCATCGTGGGCGGCGGCCTATTTACCGCTGCGGCTCCGGCCCTGGTGAATAGCTGGGGACTGGTTCCTGTGTTGCTGCTGACGGGTGGACTGCTGATTTTCTGGCTGGTGGTGGGCTATGTTCTGATGCGACAGGAACGGCGGCATTCCTCGGCAACGCCTGTGTAA
- a CDS encoding DUF924 family protein, translating to MPPSPNDLLDFWFGAPDETDRSYEQRRKLWFTKNPKTDEQMRDRFLPLYEQAARGELDEWQGEPRFCLALVLLLDQIPRNIFRNTPKAFATDAKALEVSQGAIARGLDQAMNPLERLFLYLPLEHSENLAHQQQCVDLMQKLAAIAPELRDPYDYALRHRDVIQRFGRFPHRNHILGRRSTPEEVEFLKQPGSSF from the coding sequence ATGCCTCCTTCACCCAACGACCTTCTGGACTTCTGGTTTGGTGCGCCCGACGAAACAGACCGAAGCTACGAGCAGCGTCGCAAGCTGTGGTTTACCAAAAACCCAAAAACAGACGAACAGATGCGCGATCGCTTCTTGCCGCTCTATGAGCAGGCCGCCAGGGGCGAACTGGACGAGTGGCAGGGGGAACCGCGTTTCTGTCTGGCGCTGGTGCTGCTGCTAGATCAGATTCCGCGCAATATCTTTCGCAACACGCCCAAAGCCTTTGCCACAGACGCAAAAGCACTGGAGGTGAGCCAGGGGGCGATCGCCCGTGGGCTGGATCAGGCAATGAATCCGCTGGAACGGCTGTTTCTCTACCTACCGCTGGAACATAGCGAAAACCTAGCGCACCAGCAGCAGTGTGTAGACTTGATGCAAAAACTAGCGGCGATCGCCCCCGAACTGCGCGACCCCTATGACTATGCCCTGCGCCACCGCGACGTAATCCAGCGATTCGGCCGCTTTCCCCATCGCAATCATATTCTGGGGCGACGCTCCACACCAGAAGAAGTCGAATTTCTCAAGCAGCCCGGTTCGTCATTCTAG
- a CDS encoding WD40 repeat domain-containing protein, producing MNGLGSKRHRQRVAQVAIVLGAWLLGGWLLYGSAFAPDESQGSGLLLERQSQMAPALITPQVAAERAEERAGEHATGCAAEIAMGSRSGMVSRSIEAADAFWKEAGDRWQQVFRVWQPPKFPKAGRSVTPSKTTPSKTTPSKTTPSKQGDRLMLADLARPVAVPAATLPSPNLPASGSAPSTPETQGRSPDSRSAFPQTPEPPEHQIRVLQGHQRAVWSVVFSPDGQHLATAGADGTARLWDDAGHELAQLVGHKRAVWNVVFSPDGQRLATAGADGTARLWALNGDELTVISAGDRAVWDVAFSPNGQRLATASPDGTARLWDLEGRELVVFRGHNRAVWSVAFSPDGQRLATAGADGTARLWTLTGRQLAVFRGHDRAVWSVAFSPDGQRLATAGGDGTARLWSLTGRSLAIFGDNRRAVWDVAFSPDQAHLATASTDGTVRLWNRHGGLVETFEGHRRAVWSVSFRPDGKWLASAGADGTARIWELPALLSADPS from the coding sequence ATGAATGGTTTGGGTTCCAAGCGACACCGCCAGCGGGTGGCCCAGGTTGCCATAGTTCTTGGCGCTTGGCTCTTGGGCGGATGGCTATTGTATGGCAGCGCCTTTGCACCAGACGAGAGCCAGGGGTCTGGACTATTGCTAGAGCGGCAATCCCAGATGGCTCCGGCGCTAATTACCCCCCAGGTTGCAGCAGAGCGTGCAGAAGAACGTGCAGGAGAGCATGCAACTGGGTGTGCAGCAGAGATTGCGATGGGTTCCAGATCAGGGATGGTTTCTAGGTCAATAGAGGCAGCCGATGCTTTTTGGAAGGAAGCGGGCGATCGCTGGCAGCAGGTGTTTCGGGTCTGGCAGCCGCCGAAGTTTCCAAAGGCAGGTCGCTCTGTAACGCCAAGTAAAACAACGCCAAGTAAAACAACGCCAAGTAAAACAACGCCAAGTAAACAAGGCGATCGCCTCATGCTAGCGGACTTAGCGCGTCCCGTAGCTGTTCCTGCGGCGACACTCCCCAGCCCAAACTTGCCTGCCTCTGGATCAGCCCCTTCGACCCCAGAAACCCAGGGGCGATCGCCCGACTCCCGTTCAGCTTTTCCCCAAACGCCAGAACCGCCAGAGCATCAGATCAGGGTGCTACAGGGACATCAACGCGCGGTGTGGAGCGTGGTGTTCAGCCCGGATGGTCAGCACCTCGCCACGGCTGGAGCCGACGGCACGGCTCGCCTGTGGGACGATGCAGGTCATGAGCTAGCCCAACTGGTGGGCCATAAACGTGCGGTGTGGAACGTGGTGTTTAGCCCGGATGGTCAGCGCCTCGCCACGGCCGGAGCCGACGGCACCGCCCGCCTGTGGGCCCTGAATGGCGACGAACTGACGGTAATTTCAGCGGGCGATCGCGCGGTGTGGGATGTCGCCTTTAGCCCCAACGGCCAGCGCCTCGCCACCGCCAGCCCCGACGGCACAGCCCGCCTGTGGGATTTGGAGGGGCGGGAGTTGGTCGTGTTTCGGGGACACAACCGCGCCGTTTGGAGTGTTGCCTTTAGCCCCGACGGCCAGCGCCTCGCCACCGCCGGAGCCGATGGTACAGCCAGGCTGTGGACTTTAACGGGTCGCCAGCTTGCAGTATTTCGCGGGCACGATCGCGCCGTGTGGAGTGTTGCCTTTAGCCCCGACGGCCAGCGCCTCGCCACGGCCGGAGGCGACGGCACGGCTCGATTGTGGAGCCTGACTGGGCGATCGCTCGCCATCTTTGGGGACAATCGACGCGCCGTGTGGGACGTTGCCTTTAGCCCAGATCAGGCGCATCTTGCCACCGCCAGCACCGATGGCACGGTTCGTCTCTGGAATCGACATGGTGGACTGGTGGAAACCTTTGAGGGACATCGCCGTGCAGTTTGGAGCGTTAGCTTTCGTCCCGATGGCAAATGGCTAGCCTCCGCAGGGGCAGACGGCACCGCTCGGATTTGGGAACTGCCCGCGTTACTCAGCGCAGATCCTTCCTAA